The following proteins come from a genomic window of Streptomyces sp. NBC_00539:
- a CDS encoding ABC transporter substrate-binding protein yields MPELPFSRRAALRGIGAAGLLAALSGCGVPAAYVPEDRREGPDHSAGERSLAFSNWPLYIDTDDEDEQRRPTLDAFSEKTGIEVRYTEEINDNDEFFGKISPALMNHQRTGHDLVVVSDWMAARFVRLGWAQKMDRSAQPNVAKFLDPQLRSPAFDAARLHTVPWQSGITGIAYNRKAMGREIKSVKDLWQPDLAGRVTLFSGLDESFALLMQGNGVDVTRWTESDFHRMCDQVEALVKKKHIRRFTGNDYTSDLSKGDVLACQAYSGDVVQLQADNPDIEFVVPQEGAELWAESLLVPNLALHKANAEALVDYYYDPAVAAELAAAVNYVCPVPAARDVLAASPDRETAELAENPLIFPDDEMRKRLVVARDISSAERQSFAKRWNGIVGL; encoded by the coding sequence ATGCCTGAACTCCCCTTCTCCCGCCGCGCCGCGCTGCGCGGCATCGGCGCCGCGGGCCTGCTGGCCGCCCTCAGTGGCTGCGGCGTGCCCGCCGCCTACGTCCCCGAGGACCGCCGGGAGGGCCCGGACCACTCCGCCGGTGAGCGCAGCCTCGCCTTCTCCAACTGGCCGCTCTACATCGACACCGACGACGAGGACGAACAGCGCCGTCCGACGCTGGACGCCTTCTCCGAGAAGACCGGTATCGAGGTCCGGTACACGGAGGAGATCAACGACAACGACGAGTTCTTCGGCAAGATCAGCCCGGCCCTCATGAACCACCAGCGGACCGGCCACGACCTGGTGGTGGTCAGCGACTGGATGGCGGCCCGCTTCGTCCGCCTGGGCTGGGCGCAGAAGATGGACCGCTCGGCGCAGCCGAACGTCGCCAAGTTCCTCGACCCGCAGCTGCGTTCCCCCGCCTTCGACGCGGCCAGGCTGCACACCGTGCCGTGGCAGTCGGGGATCACCGGCATCGCCTACAACCGCAAGGCGATGGGCCGGGAGATCAAGTCCGTCAAAGACCTGTGGCAGCCGGACCTGGCGGGCCGGGTGACGCTCTTCTCCGGACTCGACGAGTCGTTCGCCCTGCTGATGCAGGGCAACGGCGTGGACGTCACCCGCTGGACCGAGAGCGACTTCCACCGGATGTGCGACCAGGTCGAGGCCCTGGTGAAGAAGAAGCACATCCGCCGCTTCACGGGCAACGACTACACCTCCGACCTCAGCAAGGGCGACGTGCTGGCCTGCCAGGCCTACTCCGGTGACGTCGTGCAACTGCAGGCCGACAACCCCGACATCGAGTTCGTGGTCCCGCAGGAGGGCGCCGAACTCTGGGCGGAGAGCCTGCTGGTGCCCAACCTGGCCCTGCACAAGGCCAATGCGGAGGCGCTGGTCGACTACTACTACGACCCGGCGGTGGCCGCGGAACTCGCCGCCGCCGTCAACTACGTCTGCCCCGTCCCGGCCGCCCGCGACGTACTGGCCGCCTCCCCGGACAGGGAGACCGCCGAACTCGCCGAGAACCCGCTGATCTTCCCGGACGACGAGATGCGCAAGCGGCTCGTGGTGGCCCGGGACATCTCCTCCGCGGAGCGCCAGTCCTTCGCCAAGCGCTGGAACGGCATCGTCGGCCTGTGA
- a CDS encoding gamma-aminobutyraldehyde dehydrogenase, with protein MTTELRRLRNYIGGEFKDAADGRTTDVVNPATGEVYATAPLSGQADVDAAMAAAAAAFPGWRDTTPSERQKALLKIADAFEARADELVAAESENTGKPLGLTASEELPPMVDQIRFFAGAARLLEGRSAGEYMDGMTSIIRREPVGVCAQVAPWNYPMMMAVWKFAPAIAAGNTVVLKPSDTTPASTVLMAEIIDSILPKGVFNVVCGDRETGKAMVEHSTPAMASITGSVRAGMQVAESASKDVKRVHLELGGKAPVVVFEDADLAKAVEDIAVAGYFNAGQDCTAATRVLVHQSIHDEFVAALAKAAADTKTGQPDDEDVLYGPLNNPNQLKQVAGFIERLPAHAKVEAGGHQVGEKGYFYAPTVVTGLKQDDEIIQNEVFGPVITVQSFTDEAQALEYANGVEFALASSVWTKDHGRAMRMSKNLDFGCVWINTHIPLVAEMPHGGFKKSGYGKDLSAYGFEDYTRIKHVMTSLDG; from the coding sequence GTGACCACCGAACTGCGTCGTCTGCGCAACTACATCGGCGGAGAGTTCAAGGACGCCGCCGACGGCCGGACCACCGATGTGGTCAACCCCGCCACCGGCGAGGTGTACGCCACCGCCCCGCTCTCCGGCCAGGCCGATGTGGACGCGGCCATGGCGGCCGCGGCCGCCGCCTTCCCGGGCTGGCGCGACACCACTCCCTCCGAGCGGCAGAAGGCCCTGCTCAAGATCGCGGACGCCTTCGAGGCGCGCGCGGACGAGCTGGTGGCCGCCGAGTCGGAGAACACCGGCAAGCCGCTGGGCCTGACGGCCAGCGAGGAGCTGCCGCCGATGGTGGACCAGATCCGCTTCTTCGCGGGCGCCGCGCGCCTGCTGGAGGGCCGCTCCGCCGGTGAGTACATGGACGGGATGACCTCGATCATCCGCCGTGAGCCGGTCGGCGTCTGCGCCCAGGTCGCGCCGTGGAACTACCCGATGATGATGGCGGTGTGGAAGTTCGCCCCGGCCATCGCCGCGGGCAACACCGTGGTGCTCAAGCCCTCCGACACCACCCCGGCCTCGACCGTGCTGATGGCCGAGATCATCGACTCGATCCTGCCCAAGGGCGTCTTCAACGTCGTCTGCGGTGACCGCGAGACCGGCAAGGCCATGGTCGAGCACTCCACCCCGGCGATGGCCTCCATCACCGGCTCGGTGCGCGCGGGCATGCAGGTCGCCGAGAGCGCCTCCAAGGACGTCAAGCGCGTCCACCTGGAGCTGGGCGGCAAGGCCCCGGTCGTGGTCTTCGAGGACGCCGACCTCGCCAAGGCCGTCGAGGACATCGCCGTCGCCGGCTACTTCAACGCCGGCCAGGACTGCACCGCCGCCACCCGCGTGCTCGTGCACCAGTCCATCCACGACGAGTTCGTGGCCGCGCTCGCCAAGGCCGCCGCCGACACCAAGACCGGCCAGCCGGACGACGAGGACGTGCTGTACGGCCCGCTGAACAACCCGAACCAGCTCAAGCAGGTCGCGGGCTTCATCGAGCGCCTCCCCGCCCACGCCAAGGTCGAGGCGGGCGGCCACCAGGTCGGCGAGAAGGGCTACTTCTACGCGCCGACCGTGGTCACCGGCCTCAAGCAGGACGACGAGATCATCCAGAACGAGGTCTTCGGCCCCGTCATCACGGTGCAGTCCTTCACGGACGAGGCCCAGGCCCTGGAGTACGCGAACGGCGTCGAGTTCGCCCTCGCCTCCTCCGTGTGGACCAAGGACCACGGCCGCGCGATGCGGATGTCCAAGAACCTCGACTTCGGCTGCGTGTGGATCAACACCCACATCCCGCTCGTCGCCGAGATGCCCCACGGCGGTTTCAAGAAGTCCGGCTACGGCAAGGACCTCTCCGCCTACGGCTTCGAGGACTACACCCGCATCAAGCACGTGATGACCTCGCTCGACGGCTGA
- a CDS encoding Lrp/AsnC family transcriptional regulator yields MHSEVVVSRSADSRNRQPSPSVDAVSLAIIEQLQEDGRRPYAAIGKAVGLSEAAVRQRVQKLLDQGVMQIVAVTDPLTVGLRRQAMVGINVEGDLDPVADALTAMAECEYVVMTAGSFDLMVEIVCEDDDHLLETINKKIRALPGVRSTESFVYLKLKKQTYMWGTR; encoded by the coding sequence GTGCACAGTGAGGTCGTGGTCAGTCGAAGCGCAGATTCCAGGAACAGACAACCGTCCCCTTCGGTCGATGCTGTGTCCCTGGCGATCATCGAGCAACTGCAAGAGGACGGACGCCGTCCCTACGCGGCGATCGGCAAGGCCGTGGGCCTGTCGGAGGCAGCCGTACGCCAACGCGTACAGAAACTCCTCGACCAGGGCGTCATGCAGATCGTCGCCGTCACCGACCCGCTCACCGTGGGCCTGCGCCGTCAGGCCATGGTCGGCATCAACGTCGAGGGAGACCTCGACCCGGTGGCCGACGCGCTGACCGCGATGGCCGAATGCGAGTACGTGGTGATGACCGCGGGCTCCTTCGACCTGATGGTGGAGATCGTCTGCGAGGACGACGACCACCTGCTGGAGACGATCAACAAGAAGATCCGCGCGCTCCCCGGCGTGCGATCAACCGAAAGCTTCGTTTACTTGAAGCTGAAGAAGCAGACCTACATGTGGGGAACTCGATAG
- a CDS encoding aspartate aminotransferase family protein, whose translation MSQDLSKTAYDHLWMHFTRMSSYENSPVPTIVRGEGTYIFDDKGKRYLDGLAGLFVVNAGHGRKELAEVAYKQAQKLAFFPIWSYAHPQAVELAERLAGYAPGDLNKVFFTTGGGEAVETAWKLAKQYFKLQGKHTKYKVISRAVAYHGTPQGALSITGLPALKAPFEPLVPGAHKVPNTNIYRAPIYGDDPEAFGRWCADQIEQEILFEGADTVAAVFLEPVQNAGGCFPPPPGYFQRVREICDEYDVLLVSDETICAFGRLGTMFACDKFDYVPDMITCAKGMTSGYSPIGACIVSDRIAEPFYKGDNTFLHGYTFGGHPVSSAVALANLDIFDKEGLNQHVLDNEGAFLSTLQKLHDLPIVGDVRGNGYFYGIELVKDKVTKESFTDEETERVLYGFLSKALFDNGLYCRADDRGDPVIQLAPPLIADQGTFDEIEGILRSVLTEAWTKL comes from the coding sequence GTGAGCCAAGACCTCTCCAAGACCGCGTACGACCACCTGTGGATGCACTTCACCCGCATGTCGTCGTACGAGAACTCCCCCGTCCCCACCATCGTGCGGGGTGAGGGCACTTACATCTTCGACGACAAGGGCAAGCGCTACCTGGACGGTCTCGCCGGACTGTTCGTGGTCAACGCCGGTCACGGCCGCAAGGAACTGGCCGAGGTCGCCTACAAGCAGGCGCAGAAGCTCGCGTTCTTCCCCATCTGGTCGTACGCACACCCGCAGGCCGTCGAGCTCGCCGAGCGTCTGGCCGGCTACGCCCCCGGCGACCTGAACAAGGTCTTCTTCACCACCGGTGGCGGCGAGGCCGTCGAGACCGCGTGGAAGCTCGCCAAGCAGTACTTCAAGCTGCAGGGCAAGCACACCAAGTACAAGGTCATCTCGCGCGCGGTCGCCTACCACGGCACCCCGCAGGGCGCCCTGTCCATCACCGGCCTGCCCGCCCTCAAGGCCCCCTTCGAGCCGCTGGTCCCCGGCGCGCACAAGGTGCCGAACACCAACATCTACCGCGCCCCGATCTACGGCGACGACCCCGAGGCCTTCGGCCGCTGGTGCGCCGACCAGATCGAGCAGGAGATCCTGTTCGAGGGCGCCGACACCGTCGCCGCCGTCTTCCTGGAGCCCGTGCAGAACGCCGGCGGCTGCTTCCCGCCGCCGCCCGGGTACTTCCAGCGGGTCCGCGAAATCTGCGACGAGTACGACGTGCTGCTCGTCTCCGACGAGACGATCTGTGCCTTCGGCCGCCTCGGCACGATGTTCGCCTGTGACAAGTTCGACTACGTGCCGGACATGATCACCTGCGCCAAGGGCATGACCTCGGGCTACTCCCCGATCGGTGCCTGCATCGTCTCGGACCGCATCGCCGAGCCGTTCTACAAGGGTGACAACACCTTCCTGCACGGCTACACCTTCGGCGGCCACCCGGTCTCCTCGGCGGTCGCGCTGGCCAACCTCGACATCTTCGACAAGGAAGGCCTCAACCAGCACGTGCTGGACAACGAGGGCGCCTTCCTGTCGACGCTGCAGAAGCTGCACGACCTGCCGATCGTCGGCGACGTCCGCGGCAACGGCTACTTCTACGGCATCGAGCTCGTCAAGGACAAGGTCACCAAGGAGTCCTTCACGGACGAGGAGACCGAGCGCGTGCTCTACGGCTTCCTCTCCAAGGCGCTCTTCGACAACGGCCTGTACTGCCGTGCCGACGACCGTGGCGACCCGGTCATCCAGCTGGCCCCGCCGCTGATCGCGGACCAGGGCACCTTCGACGAGATCGAAGGCATCCTGCGCTCGGTGCTCACCGAGGCGTGGACCAAGCTGTAA
- a CDS encoding ABC transporter ATP-binding protein → MVAPADDAPPDNDVLWARSLHHSHDGSPGLIGVSVGVRQGEILALTGPRGSGKTTLLRCLSGSLKPEQGEVWFNSVPVHTMGALARERLRRDRFGWIGPEPHLVPELRVWENAALPLLIAGASHRTAKHTACEWLERLDIAAFARKRPRALTRAEAQRVALARALVNEPAVIFADEPTAPLHRAERALLLRTLTTAARSHEITVLLATHDEESAAVADRRFALLDGRTAGAAAPAGPAETTEDQAACSLSA, encoded by the coding sequence ATGGTGGCTCCCGCAGACGATGCCCCGCCCGACAATGACGTCTTGTGGGCACGGTCCCTTCACCACTCCCACGATGGCTCGCCCGGACTCATCGGCGTTTCCGTCGGCGTCCGCCAGGGCGAGATCCTGGCGCTGACCGGCCCGCGCGGAAGCGGCAAGACCACGCTGCTGCGCTGCCTGTCCGGCTCGCTCAAACCGGAGCAGGGCGAGGTCTGGTTCAACAGCGTCCCCGTCCACACCATGGGGGCCCTGGCCCGCGAACGGCTGCGCCGGGACCGGTTCGGCTGGATCGGCCCCGAGCCGCACCTCGTGCCCGAGCTCAGGGTGTGGGAGAACGCCGCCCTGCCCCTGCTGATCGCCGGCGCCTCGCACCGTACCGCCAAGCACACCGCCTGCGAATGGCTGGAGCGGCTCGACATCGCCGCCTTCGCCCGCAAGCGGCCCCGCGCGCTGACCCGCGCCGAGGCGCAGCGCGTCGCCCTGGCCCGGGCCCTGGTCAACGAGCCCGCGGTGATCTTCGCCGACGAGCCGACGGCCCCGCTGCACCGCGCCGAGCGGGCACTGCTGCTGCGGACGCTGACCACCGCGGCCCGCTCCCACGAGATCACCGTGCTGCTCGCCACCCACGACGAGGAGAGCGCGGCCGTGGCCGACCGCCGGTTCGCCCTGCTCGACGGCCGTACCGCCGGGGCCGCCGCCCCGGCCGGTCCCGCCGAGACCACGGAGGACCAGGCCGCGTGCTCGCTCTCCGCCTAG
- a CDS encoding LOG family protein, producing MVNADIEIETLAEFDQVVARGSLNGYRIQSVNLLERTFALLSADTSATVFLGCAMEPDAAAKVRADGALVFPPVPDLPFNPYRGLLYTADELFAGLPQGYEATPDAQAYAWLQETKSDGDVLSSMLRSIHDDAISDALDEHLAGARVVGVMGGHAMTRGAVDYRGAAELGRTLARSGLTVATGGGPGAMEAANLGAYLAPAPDDILPEALALLAKAPSFVPSVSDWARAAFAVRELWPAGGDSVGIPTWFYGHEPPNAFAGHIAKYFANATREDGLLARSNAGVVFLPGAAGTVQEIFDNATPNYYSSRGEPTPMVLVDRRHWTEQLPAWPLLQALARGRAMESKIALVESVSEVPAALAAMS from the coding sequence ATGGTCAACGCAGACATCGAGATCGAGACGCTCGCCGAATTCGACCAGGTCGTCGCCCGGGGCTCGCTGAACGGCTACCGCATCCAGTCGGTCAACCTGCTGGAGCGGACCTTCGCCCTGCTGTCCGCCGACACCTCGGCCACCGTCTTCCTGGGCTGCGCGATGGAACCCGACGCCGCGGCCAAGGTGCGCGCCGACGGCGCGCTGGTCTTCCCGCCGGTACCGGACCTGCCCTTCAACCCCTACCGGGGCCTGCTCTACACCGCCGACGAGCTGTTCGCCGGGCTGCCGCAGGGCTACGAAGCCACGCCGGACGCGCAGGCGTACGCCTGGTTGCAGGAGACGAAGTCGGACGGCGACGTCCTGTCCTCGATGCTGCGCTCCATCCACGACGACGCGATCTCCGACGCCCTCGACGAGCACCTCGCCGGCGCCCGGGTGGTCGGCGTGATGGGCGGCCATGCCATGACCCGCGGCGCCGTCGACTACCGGGGCGCGGCCGAGCTCGGCCGCACGCTGGCCCGGTCCGGGCTGACGGTGGCCACCGGCGGCGGCCCGGGTGCGATGGAGGCGGCCAACCTCGGCGCCTACCTGGCCCCCGCCCCCGACGACATCCTCCCCGAGGCCCTGGCACTGCTGGCCAAGGCACCGTCCTTCGTGCCGTCGGTGTCCGACTGGGCGCGGGCCGCCTTCGCCGTGCGGGAACTCTGGCCCGCCGGCGGTGACTCGGTGGGGATCCCGACCTGGTTCTACGGGCACGAGCCGCCGAACGCCTTCGCCGGCCACATAGCCAAGTACTTCGCGAACGCCACCCGCGAGGACGGGCTGCTCGCGCGCTCGAACGCGGGCGTGGTGTTCCTGCCGGGAGCGGCCGGGACGGTGCAGGAGATCTTCGACAACGCGACGCCGAACTACTACTCCTCGCGCGGCGAGCCGACGCCGATGGTCCTGGTCGACCGCCGGCACTGGACCGAGCAGCTGCCCGCCTGGCCCCTGCTCCAGGCGCTGGCGCGCGGCCGCGCCATGGAGTCGAAGATCGCCCTGGTCGAATCGGTGTCCGAGGTCCCGGCGGCGCTCGCCGCGATGAGCTGA
- a CDS encoding ABC transporter ATP-binding protein gives MTLLRLEGVSVRFGGRAAVDRVDLEVAEHETVCVLGPSGSGKSTLLRVVAGLQPVSGGRVLLDGADQAGVPVHRRGVGLMFQDHQLFPHRDVGGNVGFGLRMRGAARGAGRGSYGDRVAELLELVGLPGAQDRAVASLSGGEQQRVALARALAPSPRLLMLDEPLGQLDRGLRERLVVELRGLFARLGTTVLAVTHDQGEAFALADRVVVMRDGRIAQAGTPLEVWQRPASEFVARFLGFENVVPAVVSGGVADTAWGKVPVPAGTPEGPQRLLVRPAGVTPGADGRGLRCEVLSRTFRGTHVALLLRPEAGPVLEAEWGLAGAPAVGDRVAVSFTPSEVVVLPTA, from the coding sequence ATGACGTTGCTCCGGTTGGAGGGGGTGTCGGTCCGCTTCGGCGGGCGGGCCGCCGTGGACCGCGTCGACCTGGAGGTCGCCGAGCACGAGACCGTGTGCGTACTGGGGCCGAGCGGCAGCGGCAAGTCCACGCTGCTGCGGGTGGTGGCCGGGCTCCAGCCGGTGTCCGGGGGGCGGGTGCTGCTGGACGGCGCGGACCAGGCCGGGGTGCCCGTGCACCGGCGGGGGGTGGGCCTGATGTTCCAGGACCACCAGCTGTTCCCGCACCGGGACGTGGGCGGGAACGTCGGGTTCGGGCTGCGGATGCGGGGCGCTGCGCGGGGCGCCGGGCGGGGTTCCTACGGGGACCGCGTCGCGGAGTTGCTGGAGCTGGTCGGGCTGCCCGGGGCGCAGGACCGGGCCGTGGCCTCCCTGTCCGGGGGCGAGCAGCAGCGGGTGGCGCTGGCCCGGGCGCTGGCGCCGTCGCCGAGGCTGCTGATGCTGGACGAGCCGCTGGGACAGCTGGACCGGGGGCTGCGGGAGCGGCTGGTGGTCGAGTTGCGGGGGCTGTTCGCCCGGCTGGGGACGACCGTGCTGGCCGTGACCCACGACCAGGGGGAGGCCTTCGCGCTGGCCGACCGGGTGGTGGTGATGCGGGACGGGCGGATCGCGCAGGCAGGGACCCCGCTGGAGGTCTGGCAGCGGCCGGCTTCGGAGTTCGTGGCGCGGTTCCTGGGCTTCGAGAACGTGGTGCCGGCGGTGGTGTCGGGCGGGGTCGCGGACACGGCGTGGGGCAAGGTCCCGGTGCCGGCCGGGACGCCGGAGGGGCCGCAGCGGCTGTTGGTCCGGCCCGCCGGGGTGACGCCGGGTGCGGACGGGCGGGGGCTCCGCTGCGAGGTGCTGTCCCGCACCTTCCGGGGCACGCACGTCGCGCTGCTGCTGCGGCCGGAGGCGGGGCCGGTGCTGGAAGCCGAGTGGGGGCTGGCCGGGGCGCCGGCGGTGGGGGACCGGGTCGCGGTGTCCTTCACGCCGTCGGAGGTGGTCGTCCTGCCGACGGCGTAG
- a CDS encoding ABC transporter permease: MAVPLAFFGLFFAYPVAAIVGRGLKTDAGWQFGRIGEVLARPDIAGVLWFTTWQAFASTGLTLLIALPGAYAFARFDFPGKGLLRAVVTVPFVLPTVVVGTAFLALVGRNGLLDELWGIRLDTTVWAILLAHVFFNYAVVVRTVGGLWAQLDPRQEEAARVLGAGRFAAWRRVTLPALAPAVAAAALMVFLFTFSSFGVVQILGGPSYSTLEVEVYRQTAQLLDLPTAAVLTMVQFVAMGLVLAVHARTVRRRETALRLVDPGRTAHRPHGPGERVLLGGVLLTVALLIVLPLGVLVERSLDAPGGYGLGFYRALEEAGSGTFLVPPLESIGNSLEYALAATAIALVIGGLAAGALTRRAGRFVRGFDALLMLPLGVSAVTVGFGFLITLDEPPLDLRTSWILVPLAQALVGVPFVVRTMLPVLRAVDGRLREAAAVLGASPWRAWREVDLPLVRRALLIAAGFAFAVSLGEFGATVFIARPDRPTLPVAVARLLGRAGEMNYGQAMALSTILMLVCAVSLLVLERLRPDETSGEF; the protein is encoded by the coding sequence ATGGCCGTCCCGCTCGCCTTCTTCGGGCTGTTCTTCGCCTATCCCGTCGCCGCGATCGTCGGGCGCGGGCTCAAGACCGACGCGGGCTGGCAGTTCGGCCGCATCGGCGAGGTGCTCGCCCGGCCGGACATCGCCGGCGTGCTGTGGTTCACGACCTGGCAGGCGTTCGCCTCGACGGGGCTGACTTTGCTGATCGCGCTCCCCGGCGCGTACGCCTTCGCGCGCTTCGACTTCCCGGGCAAGGGTCTGCTGCGGGCGGTGGTCACCGTTCCGTTCGTACTGCCGACCGTGGTGGTCGGTACGGCCTTCCTCGCGCTGGTCGGCCGGAACGGGCTGCTGGACGAACTGTGGGGGATCCGGCTCGACACCACCGTCTGGGCGATCCTCCTCGCGCACGTCTTCTTCAACTACGCCGTCGTCGTGCGGACGGTCGGGGGGCTCTGGGCGCAGCTCGACCCGCGGCAGGAGGAGGCCGCGCGGGTGCTGGGCGCCGGGCGGTTCGCGGCGTGGCGCAGGGTGACGCTGCCCGCGCTGGCCCCGGCGGTGGCCGCGGCGGCGCTGATGGTGTTCCTGTTCACCTTCTCCTCCTTCGGCGTCGTGCAGATCCTGGGCGGCCCCTCGTACTCCACGCTGGAGGTGGAGGTCTACCGGCAGACCGCGCAGCTGCTGGACCTGCCGACGGCCGCCGTGCTGACCATGGTCCAGTTCGTCGCGATGGGGCTGGTCCTGGCCGTGCACGCCCGGACCGTGCGCCGCCGGGAGACCGCCCTGCGGCTGGTGGACCCCGGCCGGACCGCGCACCGGCCGCACGGGCCGGGGGAGCGGGTGCTGCTGGGCGGGGTGCTGCTGACGGTGGCGCTGCTGATCGTGCTCCCGCTCGGTGTGCTGGTGGAGCGCTCCCTCGACGCCCCCGGCGGGTACGGGCTCGGTTTCTACCGGGCACTGGAGGAGGCCGGCTCCGGGACGTTCCTCGTGCCGCCGCTGGAGTCGATCGGCAACTCGCTGGAGTACGCGCTGGCCGCGACGGCCATCGCCCTGGTGATCGGCGGGCTCGCGGCGGGAGCGCTCACCCGGCGCGCGGGGCGGTTCGTGCGCGGGTTCGATGCGCTGCTGATGCTGCCGCTCGGGGTGTCGGCGGTGACGGTGGGCTTCGGTTTCCTGATCACCCTGGACGAGCCGCCGCTGGACCTGCGGACCTCGTGGATCCTGGTACCGCTCGCACAGGCGCTGGTGGGCGTCCCGTTCGTCGTACGGACCATGCTGCCGGTGCTGCGCGCGGTGGACGGGCGGCTGCGGGAGGCGGCCGCGGTACTCGGGGCGTCGCCGTGGCGGGCGTGGCGGGAGGTGGACCTGCCGCTGGTGCGGCGGGCGCTGCTGATCGCGGCCGGGTTCGCATTCGCCGTGTCCCTGGGTGAGTTCGGGGCGACCGTCTTCATCGCACGCCCGGACCGGCCGACGCTGCCGGTGGCCGTGGCGCGGCTGCTGGGGCGGGCGGGGGAGATGAACTACGGGCAGGCGATGGCCCTGAGCACGATCTTGATGCTGGTGTGCGCGGTGTCCCTGCTGGTGCTGGAGCGGCTGCGGCCCGACGAGACCTCGGGAGAGTTCTGA
- a CDS encoding thiamine ABC transporter substrate-binding protein: MSTTKKFAGALLVTALGVTTLGACGDGKDKPAAGASGAPKSKTVTLVSHDSFAVSEPVLKEFEQQSGYTVKVLKSGDAGAALNQEILTKGSPRGDVFFGVDNTLLSRALDNGIFTPYEAKGLAEVKPEFVLDEKHRVTPVDSGDICVNYDKQYFADKKLTPPQTLDDLIKPEYKNLLVTENAATSSPGLGFLLASVGKYGDAGWKDYWSKLKANGVEVVDGWEQAYNERFSGSAGGKKAKGDRPLVVSYASSPPVEVLYGEPQPAEAPTGVSTGTCFRQVEFAGLLKGAKNEAGGKALLDFLVSKKFQEDMPLQMFVNPVVKDAKLPELFTKHGVVIDKPENVAPDTIAKNREQWVKAWSSLVVK; the protein is encoded by the coding sequence GTGAGCACCACCAAGAAGTTCGCGGGCGCCCTGCTCGTGACGGCGCTGGGCGTCACCACGCTCGGCGCCTGTGGCGACGGCAAGGACAAGCCCGCGGCGGGCGCGAGCGGGGCGCCGAAGTCCAAGACCGTCACCCTCGTCTCCCACGACTCCTTCGCCGTGAGCGAGCCGGTCCTCAAGGAGTTCGAGCAGCAGAGCGGCTACACCGTCAAGGTACTCAAGTCCGGCGACGCCGGCGCCGCCCTCAACCAGGAGATCCTCACCAAGGGCTCGCCGCGCGGCGACGTCTTCTTCGGCGTGGACAACACGCTCCTCTCGCGCGCCCTCGACAACGGCATCTTCACGCCGTACGAGGCCAAGGGCCTGGCCGAGGTGAAGCCCGAGTTCGTGCTGGACGAGAAGCACCGGGTCACCCCGGTGGACTCCGGCGACATCTGCGTCAACTACGACAAGCAGTACTTCGCGGACAAGAAGCTCACCCCGCCGCAGACGCTGGACGACCTGATCAAGCCCGAGTACAAGAACCTGCTGGTCACCGAGAACGCCGCGACCTCCTCGCCCGGTCTCGGCTTCCTCCTCGCCTCCGTCGGCAAGTACGGCGACGCGGGCTGGAAGGACTACTGGAGCAAGCTCAAGGCCAACGGCGTCGAGGTCGTCGACGGCTGGGAGCAGGCCTACAACGAGCGGTTCTCCGGTTCCGCCGGAGGCAAGAAGGCCAAGGGCGACCGTCCGCTGGTCGTCTCCTACGCCTCCAGCCCGCCGGTCGAGGTCCTGTACGGCGAGCCGCAGCCGGCCGAGGCGCCCACGGGCGTCTCCACCGGCACCTGCTTCCGCCAGGTCGAGTTCGCGGGCCTGCTCAAGGGAGCGAAGAACGAGGCGGGCGGCAAGGCGCTCCTCGACTTCCTGGTGAGCAAGAAGTTCCAGGAGGACATGCCGCTCCAGATGTTCGTGAATCCGGTGGTCAAGGACGCCAAGCTGCCGGAACTGTTCACGAAGCACGGCGTGGTGATCGACAAGCCGGAGAACGTCGCGCCGGACACCATCGCCAAGAACCGTGAGCAGTGGGTCAAGGCATGGTCCTCGCTCGTCGTGAAGTAG